In the Alistipes provencensis genome, TCAGGTTCTTCCAGAACCTCGATCCCGAAGAAGCGGATGCGGTCAAGAACCAGAAAAACGTTTCCGACTGGCCGGGAATATATTGATAAGGACCTTAATTGCACATTGTTATGAAGAAAATCCTTTTGACAGGACTGTTTGCCTCACTCATTGTGGTGGCATGCTTTGCGCAGAAGCCCTATAAAGTGGTCTTCTACAACTTCGAGAACCTGTTCGACACCATCAACGATCCGGGTGTGCTGGACGAGGAGTTCACGCCCGAAGGACCCAAGAAATGGAACACCGCCAAGTACACCAAAAAGCTCGGGAACCTCGAGCGCGTGCTGTTCGACATCGCCGCCGAGGACAAGGATTTCCCCGTCGTGATCGGCGTTTCGGAGATCGAGAACCGCTCGGTGATGGAGGATGTGATCGCCCAGCCGAAACTCACGCACGGCAACTACCGGATCGTGCATTACGACTCGCCCGATGCCCGCGGCGTGGATGTCGGTTTCTACTACCGTCCCGACGTTTTCAAGCTGGAGGGCAGCGAGGCCATTCCGTTCAAGATGCCCGGGATGCCGAACTTCAAGACGCGTGATTTCGTCACGATGTGGGGAACGATCGAGAACGAGCCGTTCTTCTTCCTCGTGAGCCACTGGCCCTCGCGTCTGGGCGGCAAGGAGGCTTCGGACCCCAAGCGTGAGGCTGCGGCCCGGCAGGTGAAGCATATCGTCGACTCGGTGACGGCGGCCAATCCGGCCACGAAAGTGGTTGTGATGGGTGACCTGAACGACGACGCCACGGACGCCAGCGTCGTGGAAGGGCTGAGCGCCAAGGGCAAGATCAAGGACGTCAAGGAGGGCGACATGTTCAACCCGTTCATCGCCCTGCTGAAAGCCGGTTACGGCACGCTGGCATACCGCGATGCGTGGAACCTGTTCGACAACATCGTCGTTTCGGAGAATCTGGCGACGGGCTCCACGGGCGAACTGAAGATCCAGCCCGTCGGCAAGTCGAAGTTCTACGGAGGCATTTTCCGCCGTCCCTACATGATCCAGAAGGAGGGCCAGTACAAGGGATATCCGCTGCGCACGTTCGTCGGCAACGACTTTCAGGGCGGTTTCAGCGACCACTTTCCGGTCTATATCTACATTGCCAAATAAACATTCTAAAATAGTTGTATGAAACTTAAAGTTCTACTTATTCTGATGCTCGCCGCCGTGACCTTCACGTCCTATGCGCAGGACGGAGGCATCCGCGGCAAGGTGGTCTCGCGCAACGGCCGCGTGGCACTGAGCAACGTACAGGTGAAGATCGAAAACCTGGGACTGACGGTCATGACCGACAAGGACGGTAATTTCGTTATCGAAAACCTCCCCAAGGGTGACTATACGCTGTCGTTCGCAACTCCCGAGTTCGAACCGCTCAATCTGGTGGTTCGCGTGGACCAGCAGAACGTGAAAGACCTCAAATCGGTCATCATCGTTCCGACGGGCCCCGCCGGCGGTGTGCTGGACGACGCGATCTTCGCCGAGTTCGACAACGACTCCTCTTCGTCGGACACGCAGGCGCTGCCCTCGTCGCTCTCGTCGTCGAAGGACCTCTTCAACAACATCGCGTCGTACCGCTTCAGCGAGATGCGTTTCAACGTCCGCGGCTACGATTCGCAGTATTCGGACATCTACCTGAACGGCATCCGCTTCAACGATGCCATGACGGGCTACGGTCCTTGGTCGCTGTGGAGCGGTCTGAACGACGCTACGCGTAATCAGGAGAACTACACGGGCCTCGAGGCGTCGGATTTCGGCATCGGCGGTATCGGCGGCATCACCAACGTCAACGCCCGCGCCTCGCAGATGCGCAAGGGCTTCCGCGTGAGCGTGTCGAACGGCAACCAGATGTACCGTTTCCGCGCGATGGTCTCCTACGGTTCGGGACAGTTGGACAACGGTTGGTCGTATGCCTTCTCGGTGGGTACCCGTCAGGGCGGCAACGGCTATGTGGACGGCGTTTATTACAACTCCTATTCCTACTTCGCTTCGGCCGAGAAACTCTTCGGCGACAACCACCGTCTGGGGCTGACCCTGATGGCGTCGCCTTCGGAGCGCGGAGCCCAGCAGGCGTCGACCGACGAAGCTTATCGCCTGTTCGGTAACAACTACTACAACCCCAACGTGGGTTATCAGGCCGGCAAGCTCCGCAACTCGCGCGTGCGCAACACCCACGAGCCGATCGTGATGCTGAACTATTCGTGGGACATGTCGGAGAACACGCGCCTGAACGCTGCCACGGCGCTGCGTTTTGGTAAGAACGGCTATTCGGCCCTGACGTGGAACGGCGGTTCCGATCCCCGCGGCGACTACTACCGCTATATGCCGCTGTCGGACCAGACGCAGATCGTGCCGGGCATTACTACCGACCAGACGATCTATTTCTATTTGCAGGATGCCATCACGGCAGCCGGTGTGTGGGACGGTATGCTCGATTTCGATGATTTCTTCCACAAGAACCAATACATTGATACGGACCCCGTGCTGTCCAAACTGATGGGCAATCAATATCGTTCGAACTATATGATCGAGGAGCGCCACACCGACCAGTTGGACTACAATCTGGCAGTCAACGTGCAGCACAACATCCGCAACAACATGCGCATCGTCGGCGGCGCCAACCTGCGCATCAACCGGACGAATTACTATTCGGAGGTCAAGGATCTGCTGGGCGGCGACTACTGGTATGACATCGACAAGTTCGCCGAGCGCGACATGGCCAGCACGGAGGCTTACCAGAACGATCTGGATTATTACTGGGAGACGGGCCACGCCCGTGTTGCCCGTGTCGGCGACAAGTACGGCTACTACTACCGGGCGCACCTGCTCGAAACCAATGCATGGGCCAACTATACATGGGGCATCGGCGGTTTCTCGCTGGGTCTGGCCGGATCGGTCGGCTATTCGCAGATGTACCGCGAGGGTATGTGGCGCAAGGGCCTGTTCCCCAACAACTCGAAGGGCGACTCGAAGAAGCTCGACTACCTGACCTACGAAGGCAAACTCTCGCTGGGCTACAAATTCTCGGGCGCGCACTCGCTGGAGGCCAACGCAGTCATCCTGCAGCAGGCTCCCAAGTTCGCAACGGCATTCGTATCGCCGCGCACGCGCAATACGACCACTCCGGGGCTGAAGGCCGAGAAGGTATTCGGCGTGGACCTCACCTATAACCTCAACCTGCCTTACGTCAAGGCGCGTCTGTCGGGATACTATACGACGATCAAGGACCAGTCGAAGGTCATCTCGTTCTACGACGATACCCGCAGTTCGTTCACCAACTTCGCCATGAGCGGCATCGACAAGGAGCACTACGGCGTGGAATTGGGCCTTTCGGTTCCGGTATGGCAGGGCCTGTCGGTCGTCGGTGCGGTAAGCTGGGGCGAGTACACCTACACGTCGAACCCCAACTTCGTGCAGACGGTGGACAACATGGACCGGATCGTGCTGAAAGATAAGGTCAACTGGGACGGCTTCCATGTGGAGAGCTCGCCGCAACTGGCCCTCAACATCGGTCTCGACTACCGCGGACCGCGCAACTGGTTCGCAGGCGTGAACTTCAACTACTACGACAACCTCTACCTCTCGATGAACCCGCTGTACCGCACGGCCACGGCCACGGAGTACTACACCAACCAGATCGTCGCCGAGGTTTCAAAGCCCGAACCGGATGTCGAAGTGCTGGCGCAGGCCATTGCGTCGGTGAAGAAGATCCGCAATCAGGAGAAGTTCGGCGGCTATTACACCCTCAGCGCCAATGTGGGCAAGAACTGGTATATCCACCGCAACTACATGCTGGGCTTCAGCCTCGAGGTGAAGAACATCCTCAACGATCAGGACATCCGCACCGGCGGTTACGAGCAGATGCGTATGAGCAAGGTGCGCGGCGAGGGCGGCGACTATATCTACGGCCGCTTCCCCTCGAAGTATTTCTACCTGTTCGGTACGACCTATTACCTGAATGTCTATTTCCGTTTCTAACCGAGAAGAGAATCTATTATGAAAAGTCTTAAAATAGCATTTGCACTCCTTGTCGGCGTTCTGGCCGCAGGATGCTACAACGATTTCGATACCCCGGGCCCGCGGAAGCTCTACACCGACGAAGATATGTCGTTGATGGGGCTGGAGCAGGTCTCGATCAAGACGGTGAAGGGCTGGTTCACGGAGGCTTTCGGCGGCATCTCCGGCACGGGTACCAACAACAACGGCTGGGAGAACACCAAAACGCTGAAATTCGGCGAACTCACGCCCGACGAGATGCAGTTCATCAGCCTCAAGGGGCGCCCCGATGCCTCCAACAAGTATATCAGAGGCAAGGTCATCAGCAGCGACCGTCAGGGCAACATCTACAAGTCGCTCTACATTTACGACGGTACGGCCGCCATCGAGCTCAAGCTCTACAACGGTCTTTACCTCGATTACCTGCTCGACCTGAACACGATGGAGAGCCAGTGGGTCTATGTGCGCCTCGACGGCCTCTATCTGGGCAATTACCGCATGATGCTTTCGATCGGCGGGGCTCCCTCGGACGGCATCAATACGGCCGGCACGCACAAGTACTACGCCAACTCGAACCTCGACAACCCGAGGGTCGCCAAACTGAACGTTTTCCCCGGGGATTATGTGAAGCTGGAGGCTTCGGACATCTTTGAAGTGGACGCTTCGAACTACACTTCGCTGAGCGAGGACCAGTTGGGACGTCTGGTGCGTTTCAAGAACGTCAAGATCCGCTATGCCGGCATTC is a window encoding:
- a CDS encoding carboxypeptidase-like regulatory domain-containing protein, producing the protein MKLKVLLILMLAAVTFTSYAQDGGIRGKVVSRNGRVALSNVQVKIENLGLTVMTDKDGNFVIENLPKGDYTLSFATPEFEPLNLVVRVDQQNVKDLKSVIIVPTGPAGGVLDDAIFAEFDNDSSSSDTQALPSSLSSSKDLFNNIASYRFSEMRFNVRGYDSQYSDIYLNGIRFNDAMTGYGPWSLWSGLNDATRNQENYTGLEASDFGIGGIGGITNVNARASQMRKGFRVSVSNGNQMYRFRAMVSYGSGQLDNGWSYAFSVGTRQGGNGYVDGVYYNSYSYFASAEKLFGDNHRLGLTLMASPSERGAQQASTDEAYRLFGNNYYNPNVGYQAGKLRNSRVRNTHEPIVMLNYSWDMSENTRLNAATALRFGKNGYSALTWNGGSDPRGDYYRYMPLSDQTQIVPGITTDQTIYFYLQDAITAAGVWDGMLDFDDFFHKNQYIDTDPVLSKLMGNQYRSNYMIEERHTDQLDYNLAVNVQHNIRNNMRIVGGANLRINRTNYYSEVKDLLGGDYWYDIDKFAERDMASTEAYQNDLDYYWETGHARVARVGDKYGYYYRAHLLETNAWANYTWGIGGFSLGLAGSVGYSQMYREGMWRKGLFPNNSKGDSKKLDYLTYEGKLSLGYKFSGAHSLEANAVILQQAPKFATAFVSPRTRNTTTPGLKAEKVFGVDLTYNLNLPYVKARLSGYYTTIKDQSKVISFYDDTRSSFTNFAMSGIDKEHYGVELGLSVPVWQGLSVVGAVSWGEYTYTSNPNFVQTVDNMDRIVLKDKVNWDGFHVESSPQLALNIGLDYRGPRNWFAGVNFNYYDNLYLSMNPLYRTATATEYYTNQIVAEVSKPEPDVEVLAQAIASVKKIRNQEKFGGYYTLSANVGKNWYIHRNYMLGFSLEVKNILNDQDIRTGGYEQMRMSKVRGEGGDYIYGRFPSKYFYLFGTTYYLNVYFRF
- a CDS encoding endonuclease/exonuclease/phosphatase family protein; this encodes MKKILLTGLFASLIVVACFAQKPYKVVFYNFENLFDTINDPGVLDEEFTPEGPKKWNTAKYTKKLGNLERVLFDIAAEDKDFPVVIGVSEIENRSVMEDVIAQPKLTHGNYRIVHYDSPDARGVDVGFYYRPDVFKLEGSEAIPFKMPGMPNFKTRDFVTMWGTIENEPFFFLVSHWPSRLGGKEASDPKREAAARQVKHIVDSVTAANPATKVVVMGDLNDDATDASVVEGLSAKGKIKDVKEGDMFNPFIALLKAGYGTLAYRDAWNLFDNIVVSENLATGSTGELKIQPVGKSKFYGGIFRRPYMIQKEGQYKGYPLRTFVGNDFQGGFSDHFPVYIYIAK
- a CDS encoding DUF5689 domain-containing protein, whose protein sequence is MKSLKIAFALLVGVLAAGCYNDFDTPGPRKLYTDEDMSLMGLEQVSIKTVKGWFTEAFGGISGTGTNNNGWENTKTLKFGELTPDEMQFISLKGRPDASNKYIRGKVISSDRQGNIYKSLYIYDGTAAIELKLYNGLYLDYLLDLNTMESQWVYVRLDGLYLGNYRMMLSIGGAPSDGINTAGTHKYYANSNLDNPRVAKLNVFPGDYVKLEASDIFEVDASNYTSLSEDQLGRLVRFKNVKIRYAGIPNQDGNTNPPMMNGTFENPYPTWIVTDWGSPRYGAWYRWAYNVNNVRLYGSVLMCYNESETNTANPGVYGIRTSGYSQFAMKPIPKDGAVGNVLGIYGVYGQRWDQAQFQISVNRIEDLDFKAEDLLTEAEIERMTPASSYDPPVKNGGDDYTGE